One Podarcis muralis chromosome Z, rPodMur119.hap1.1, whole genome shotgun sequence DNA segment encodes these proteins:
- the LOC114589382 gene encoding G-protein coupled receptor 12-like, producing the protein MLGHPTAAAAAMEEHLLMQQQSLEQQEQEQLLALLNASSRPFASLWPPSVASATAGSPLDLSPAPGDSGDVAAAAVAVNPWDILLCATGTAMACENALVLAVLFYTPGLRAPTFLLIGSLALADLLAGLGLIVNFSVQYLLSSPSETALLSAAGLLLTAFSASVCSLLAITVDRYLSLYNALTYHSERTLTFTAAMLVLVWLFCLGVGLLPLLGWNCLREPSTCSVLRPVTKNNATVLAVAFLLIFALMVHLYLQICKIAFRHAQQIAIQHQFIATSQATSTRKGIATLSVILGTFALCWIPLAIYSLVADSSYPAVYTYSLALPAAFNSLINPIIYAFRNPDIQKSLWVACCGCITSGFSSRPRTSSDV; encoded by the coding sequence ATGCTCGGTCACCCtacagcagccgcagcagccatGGAAGAGCACTtgctgatgcagcagcaaagtcTGGAGCAGCAAGAGCAGGAGCAACTCTTAGCGCTCCTCAACGCCTCCTCCCGGCCCTTCGCCAGCCTCTGGCCGCCGTCGGTCGCCTCTGCCACTGCGGGGAGCCCTTTGGATCTGTCTCCGGCGCCAGGAGACAGCGGGGATGTGGCCGCGGCGGCCGTGGCGGTCAACCCGTGGGACATCCTGCTGTGCGCCACGGGCACCGCGATGGCCTGCGAGAACGCCTTGGTGCTGGCGGTGCTCTTCTACACTCCCGGTCTGCGCGCACCCACATTCCTGCTCATCGGCAGCCTGGCTCTAGCCGACCTGCTGGCCGGCCTGGGGCTCATCGTCAACTTCAGCGTGCAGTACTTGCTGTCCTCGCCAAGCGAGACTGCCCTGCTGAGCGCCGCCGGCCTGCTGCTGACTGCCTTCTCCGCCTCGGTGTGCAGCCTACTAGCTATCACCGTCGATCGCTACCTGTCGCTCTACAACGCGCTGACTTATCACTCGGAGCGCACGCTGACCTTCACGGCCGCTATGCTGGTGCTTGTCTGGCTGTTCTGCCTGGGCGTCGGACTCCTGCCCCTGCTAGGCTGGAACTGCCTGCGGGAGCCCAGCACCTGCAGTGTCCTCCGGCCCGTTACCAAGAATAACGCCACTGTGCTGGCCGTCGCTTTCCTGCTCATTTTCGCGCTGATGGTGCACCTCTACCTGCAGATCTGCAAGATCGCCTTCCGGCACGCCCAGCAGATCGCCATCCAGCACCAGTTCATCGCCACCTCTCAGGCCACCTCCACCCGCAAGGGGATCGCCACGCTCTCGGTCATCTTGGGCACCTTCGCCCTCTGCTGGATCCCGTTGGCCATCTATTCCCTGGTGGCGGACTCCAGCTACCCAGCCGTCTACACCTATTCTTTGGCCCTGCCGGCGGCGTTCAACTCGCTCATCAACCCCATCATTTATGCCTTCAGAAATCCGGACATCCAGAAATCCCTCTGGGTGGCCTGCTGCGGGTGCATCACCTCCGGCTTCTCCTCTCGGCCCAGGACATCCAGCGACGTATGA